The following are encoded together in the Clostridium sp. BJN0013 genome:
- a CDS encoding phage major capsid protein → MTMKSKDLIQQELKQKLVDAFKSDNPDGITQAFTDFAESVQQNVLEEYNAYQKTQDSNILAKRGMHQLTSAEQKYYGKLIEAMKSSNPKQAITDIDIAFPETIIDNVLEDIKTAHPLLDAITFTNTTILTKMLVNKQGSQLAEWGELNSGITKELQGVIGKIDLTICKLTAYMPISKDMLNIGPTWVDAYVRGTLSEALALALETAIVDGTGNNEPIGMDRSVADNVTVTGGVYPKKTPVTLTAFDPVSYGTILDIISQAPNGKRRPVPGVVLIVNPSDYFTKVFPATTLRTTNGTYATNVFPFPTTVIQSPAIPVGQAVVGLARRYFMGIGGGTSGGKIEYSDEFKFLDDERVYTVRMYGNGRALDDNAFILLDISGVVPADFEVQVTNVVKTKEQA, encoded by the coding sequence ATGACAATGAAGAGTAAAGATTTAATTCAACAAGAACTAAAGCAAAAATTGGTAGATGCCTTTAAGTCTGACAATCCGGATGGTATAACACAGGCTTTTACTGATTTTGCTGAATCTGTACAGCAAAACGTACTTGAAGAATATAATGCATACCAGAAAACACAGGATTCAAACATACTAGCTAAGAGAGGTATGCACCAGCTTACATCCGCAGAGCAGAAGTATTATGGAAAGCTGATTGAAGCCATGAAGTCGAGCAATCCGAAACAGGCAATAACTGATATAGATATAGCTTTTCCGGAAACTATAATTGACAATGTGCTGGAAGATATAAAGACAGCGCATCCGCTGCTTGATGCTATAACTTTTACCAATACAACTATACTTACTAAAATGCTTGTAAATAAGCAGGGGTCACAACTTGCTGAGTGGGGTGAGTTAAATTCTGGAATAACTAAAGAGTTGCAGGGAGTTATAGGCAAGATTGATTTAACTATCTGTAAACTTACTGCTTATATGCCTATTAGTAAAGATATGTTAAATATAGGACCTACATGGGTGGATGCATATGTAAGGGGAACTTTGAGTGAAGCCCTGGCGCTTGCGCTTGAAACTGCAATTGTAGACGGTACTGGTAACAATGAACCTATAGGCATGGATAGATCTGTAGCAGATAATGTAACTGTAACTGGTGGTGTGTATCCAAAGAAAACTCCTGTTACTTTAACTGCATTTGACCCTGTGTCTTATGGGACAATACTTGATATAATTTCTCAAGCACCTAATGGTAAAAGAAGACCAGTGCCAGGCGTTGTTCTAATTGTTAATCCATCTGATTACTTCACTAAGGTTTTCCCGGCGACAACTTTAAGAACGACAAACGGGACCTATGCAACTAATGTTTTTCCATTTCCAACTACTGTTATCCAGTCTCCGGCTATACCAGTAGGTCAAGCTGTGGTAGGGCTTGCGAGAAGATACTTTATGGGTATTGGTGGTGGTACCTCTGGCGGTAAAATTGAGTACTCTGATGAGTTCAAATTCCTTGATGATGAAAGAGTGTATACCGTAAGAATGTATGGTAATGGCAGGGCACTTGATGATAACGCATTTATTCTTTTGGATATAAGTGGTGTTGTTCCGGCAGATTTTGAAGTACAGGTTACTAATGTCGTAAAGACCAAAGAACAGGCTTAA
- a CDS encoding head maturation protease, ClpP-related, translating into MAKILEFKSKDKSGKEKVNGKMEIKNQTESSSELYFYGDICGSTWDKWQDEDKCPQDVTDFLNQLEGNKDVNIYINSGGGDAFAGLAIYNTLKRNPANKTVHVDGVAASAASVIALAGDKVIIPKTAQFMIHKAWGICIGNANDMRKYADDLDKCDESILNVYMENVKEGVKADTIKQMVDDSTWMTGEDAAKYFNVEVGEGLTIAAYADSQFFSMYKNLPECLKDKVQKSKAKDSNNAKVQQELKQLIREQILQIQKESKTPKEPKQQQTNAEKLMEIFKKKMEDDNNDNEE; encoded by the coding sequence ATGGCCAAGATTCTGGAATTTAAAAGTAAAGATAAATCTGGCAAAGAAAAAGTGAATGGGAAGATGGAAATAAAAAACCAAACTGAAAGCTCCTCGGAGCTTTATTTTTATGGCGATATTTGCGGCTCGACATGGGACAAATGGCAGGATGAAGATAAATGTCCACAGGATGTAACAGACTTTTTAAATCAGCTTGAGGGTAATAAGGATGTGAATATCTATATCAACAGCGGCGGCGGTGATGCCTTTGCAGGATTAGCCATATACAACACATTAAAAAGAAATCCAGCCAACAAAACTGTACACGTAGACGGAGTAGCAGCAAGTGCCGCATCCGTGATTGCCCTGGCTGGGGACAAAGTAATAATTCCTAAAACAGCGCAATTCATGATACACAAAGCGTGGGGCATTTGTATAGGTAACGCCAATGATATGAGAAAGTATGCTGATGATTTAGATAAATGTGACGAATCAATTCTAAATGTATATATGGAAAATGTAAAAGAAGGTGTCAAAGCCGACACTATAAAACAAATGGTAGATGATTCCACCTGGATGACTGGCGAAGATGCGGCGAAATACTTTAATGTTGAAGTTGGAGAAGGCTTGACTATTGCGGCATATGCAGATAGCCAGTTTTTTTCTATGTACAAAAATCTTCCTGAGTGCCTGAAAGATAAAGTCCAAAAATCTAAGGCTAAGGACAGTAATAATGCAAAGGTACAGCAGGAACTTAAACAGCTCATTAGGGAACAAATTTTGCAAATACAAAAGGAGTCCAAGACACCTAAAGAGCCTAAACAACAGCAGACCAATGCTGAAAAATTGATGGAAATATTTAAAAAGAAAATGGAGGATGATAATAATGACAATGAAGAGTAA
- a CDS encoding HNH endonuclease, protein MKTKICTKCGRELNLNYFNKNKNNKDGLNYWCKECVKKYKKKYYESNKERISKKLKQYAKEHKLDKKDYDKKYREKNKKRIKEVQKQYYERNKETLCKKHKEYAKIYVKNNKKRISEKYSIYREKNKERERRRQKIWQKNNKELSNIRTNRRRARKRKLPHNFTSSQWDKTKEYFNNRCAYCGKKVPLEQEHFIPLSKGGGYSMGNIIPACRACNASKSDKDFFEWYPEYKYYSEERENKILDFLGYGFDEKLADSTY, encoded by the coding sequence ATGAAAACAAAAATATGTACTAAATGTGGCAGAGAATTGAACCTCAATTACTTTAATAAAAATAAAAATAATAAAGATGGTTTAAATTATTGGTGTAAGGAATGTGTAAAAAAGTACAAGAAAAAGTATTATGAATCTAATAAAGAGCGCATTTCTAAAAAATTAAAGCAATATGCAAAGGAACATAAGTTGGATAAAAAAGATTATGATAAAAAATATAGAGAAAAAAATAAAAAAAGAATCAAAGAAGTCCAGAAACAATATTACGAGAGGAACAAAGAAACTCTTTGCAAAAAGCATAAAGAATATGCAAAAATATATGTAAAAAATAACAAAAAACGCATATCAGAAAAATACAGTATATACAGAGAAAAGAATAAAGAACGTGAAAGAAGGAGGCAAAAAATTTGGCAAAAAAATAATAAGGAGCTTAGTAATATTAGAACTAATCGCAGGAGAGCCAGAAAAAGAAAACTGCCGCATAATTTTACAAGCAGTCAATGGGACAAAACCAAAGAGTACTTTAACAATAGATGTGCATATTGCGGTAAGAAAGTGCCATTAGAGCAAGAGCATTTTATACCACTTTCTAAAGGCGGAGGATATAGCATGGGCAATATAATCCCAGCATGTAGAGCTTGCAATGCTAGTAAAAGTGATAAAGATTTTTTTGAATGGTATCCTGAGTATAAATATTATTCAGAAGAAAGGGAAAATAAAATACTTGACTTTTTAGGCTATGGTTTTGATGAAAAATTAGCAGATAGCACTTACTGA
- a CDS encoding DNA-binding protein: MTVSDKNTRTNITFSKELKKRLEELAKQENRSFNNMVITILENYMKSIKK; the protein is encoded by the coding sequence ATGACTGTAAGTGATAAAAATACCAGAACTAACATAACTTTTTCTAAAGAATTAAAAAAACGTCTTGAAGAATTAGCAAAGCAAGAAAATAGAAGTTTTAATAATATGGTTATTACTATATTAGAAAACTACATGAAGTCTATTAAGAAATAA
- a CDS encoding phage portal protein, whose product MGFWDWTRHFFGADKSEIYVTQKAIEDKKNKLSIEKFGIVMAINFIANAISKCEFKTFFNGKEVKGDEYYLWNIEPNLNESSTQFSQKLITHLLFYGEALVIDVNGQLLVADSFNQVEYAVIENYFTDVSVKTMNFNRTFKMSEVMYFRLNDTNVRVLLAELVNQYEDLTAMAEGKYKRAQGRKGIVKLNAGATGDKEFKKKLDELFNNQFGKYFEAENAVVHLPKGVEYEEQQDTSAKKSTSEIADIKGITAEAFDRIAQAFRIPPSLLRGDIADIGKITDNFLSFCIDPITTIIGEEATRKRYGKRDFLKGSYVKIDTTSIRHINVFDVSEAFDKLIASGGYSIDELRVKIGDTALNTGWSQKHWITKNYQEINAIGNNENNV is encoded by the coding sequence TTGGGATTTTGGGATTGGACAAGGCATTTTTTTGGAGCAGACAAGAGCGAAATATATGTGACCCAAAAGGCCATAGAAGACAAGAAAAATAAACTTAGTATTGAAAAATTCGGCATAGTAATGGCCATTAATTTTATTGCAAATGCCATAAGCAAATGCGAGTTTAAAACATTTTTCAATGGCAAAGAAGTAAAAGGTGATGAATATTACCTATGGAATATAGAACCAAACTTAAATGAGAGCTCCACGCAGTTTTCACAGAAGCTTATAACTCATCTACTTTTTTATGGTGAAGCTTTGGTAATTGATGTGAATGGGCAGTTGCTTGTGGCAGATAGTTTTAATCAGGTTGAGTATGCAGTTATTGAGAATTATTTTACAGATGTGTCCGTCAAAACAATGAATTTTAACAGGACTTTTAAAATGTCTGAGGTAATGTATTTTAGATTAAACGATACTAATGTTCGGGTACTTCTGGCCGAATTGGTTAACCAATACGAAGACTTGACGGCCATGGCCGAGGGCAAATATAAGCGTGCCCAAGGCAGAAAAGGAATTGTGAAGCTGAATGCAGGAGCCACAGGGGATAAGGAATTTAAGAAAAAACTGGATGAACTATTCAACAACCAATTTGGGAAATATTTTGAAGCCGAAAATGCTGTTGTGCATCTACCTAAGGGTGTTGAATATGAGGAACAACAGGACACATCCGCCAAAAAAAGTACGTCGGAGATTGCTGACATAAAAGGTATAACGGCTGAGGCTTTTGATAGGATAGCACAAGCCTTTAGGATACCACCATCTTTGCTCCGGGGTGATATAGCAGATATAGGGAAAATAACAGATAACTTTTTAAGTTTCTGTATAGATCCTATAACGACAATAATTGGAGAAGAAGCAACCCGTAAAAGATATGGGAAACGGGATTTCTTAAAGGGCTCATATGTAAAAATTGATACAACGTCAATTCGACATATAAATGTTTTTGATGTATCTGAGGCATTTGATAAGCTTATTGCTAGCGGTGGCTATAGTATAGATGAATTAAGGGTCAAGATAGGCGATACTGCATTAAACACTGGGTGGAGCCAAAAGCATTGGATAACTAAAAATTATCAAGAAATAAATGCAATTGGAAACAACGAAAATAATGTTTAA
- a CDS encoding DDE-type integrase/transposase/recombinase has translation MKDKGKQAIALFRFSLIAPLVNETYEAASKNQFFRDIASKEHTLPNGHNIKISSGTIKKWFLNYKHGGFDALIPKARADVGQPRNIDANAIAKIHELKERLPYITGSLVYQKLIEEGYVKESKTSLATVLRYIRENNLKRSQLAPVDRKAYEMEFANDCWQSDTSYGPIIKVTGQQKKKTFLISFIDDASRLILHGEFFFQDNAVNMQTVFKKAVSKYGIPKRLFVDNGGTYKNDQLQLICASLGIELIHTKAYSPESKGKIERSFRTIKDNWMNGINWNDYTSLEALNIDFNKYLNEKYINCIHSSLSITPRERYIQDMDKMKFIPHEELDNHFLHRVSRKVSNDATIKLNCLQFEVPAKYIGQRINLRYSPIDLNKAFIFDKDNNICDTVYPLKKVDNSKIKRNVIDYSKVNGGE, from the coding sequence GTGAAAGATAAAGGAAAACAAGCCATAGCTCTTTTTAGATTCTCTTTAATAGCTCCTTTAGTAAATGAAACTTATGAAGCTGCTTCTAAAAATCAATTTTTTAGAGATATTGCGTCTAAAGAACATACTTTACCAAATGGACATAACATTAAAATTTCCTCTGGAACCATAAAAAAGTGGTTTCTAAATTATAAACATGGTGGTTTTGATGCACTTATACCTAAGGCGAGAGCCGATGTAGGACAACCTAGAAATATTGATGCTAATGCTATTGCAAAAATTCATGAATTAAAAGAAAGATTACCCTATATAACAGGAAGCTTAGTTTATCAAAAGCTTATTGAAGAAGGATATGTTAAAGAGAGTAAAACTTCTTTAGCAACAGTTTTAAGATACATAAGGGAAAATAACTTGAAAAGAAGCCAATTAGCTCCTGTAGATAGAAAAGCTTATGAAATGGAGTTTGCAAACGATTGTTGGCAGTCAGACACTTCCTATGGCCCTATTATTAAGGTTACTGGACAACAAAAGAAGAAAACTTTCTTGATAAGCTTTATCGATGATGCCTCCCGGCTAATACTTCATGGTGAATTTTTTTTTCAAGACAATGCGGTGAATATGCAGACTGTATTTAAAAAAGCTGTTTCAAAATATGGAATTCCTAAAAGACTATTTGTAGATAATGGAGGAACCTATAAAAATGATCAGTTACAGCTAATTTGTGCTTCTTTAGGAATTGAGTTAATTCATACAAAGGCTTACAGTCCAGAGTCAAAAGGTAAAATAGAAAGGTCCTTTAGAACTATAAAAGATAACTGGATGAATGGCATCAATTGGAATGATTACACTTCGTTAGAAGCCTTAAATATAGATTTCAATAAATACTTAAATGAGAAATATATCAATTGTATTCACTCCTCTTTAAGTATAACCCCTAGAGAAAGATATATTCAAGATATGGATAAAATGAAATTTATACCACATGAAGAATTAGATAACCATTTTCTACATCGAGTAAGTAGAAAGGTTAGTAATGACGCTACAATTAAATTAAATTGTCTTCAATTTGAAGTTCCTGCAAAGTATATAGGGCAAAGAATTAATTTAAGGTACTCACCTATAGATTTAAATAAGGCATTCATTTTTGACAAAGACAATAATATATGCGATACAGTTTATCCATTAAAAAAGGTTGATAATTCAAAGATTAAGAGAAATGTTATAGATTATTCTAAAGTCAATGGAGGAGAATAA
- a CDS encoding ExeA family protein: MYKAYWGMEFNPFEKGLSEKNFFQSQDFSQAMSRLEHLKNIKGIGLFTGQSGIGKTYTLRCFTNSLNSNLYKVIYLTLSTVTVLEFYKSLAYGLGVEIYSKKIDLFKAIQERIISLCRDKKITPVIIVDEAQYLKTEVLNDLKLLLNFDMDSRNYAVLILCGQPLLNNILSKQIHEALKQRIVINYNYEGISKEEVIEYISSRLKLCGVFTEIFNDNALEAVNSCCNGSTRILNFLIEKCLMIGYQKNLKVIDTETVMLAQNEINLI, encoded by the coding sequence ATGTATAAAGCTTATTGGGGAATGGAGTTTAATCCCTTTGAGAAAGGCTTAAGCGAAAAAAACTTTTTTCAATCTCAAGATTTTTCACAGGCAATGTCACGATTAGAGCATCTTAAAAATATTAAAGGAATAGGACTATTTACAGGTCAGTCAGGCATAGGAAAGACCTATACTTTACGATGTTTTACAAATTCATTGAACTCAAATTTATACAAAGTTATTTATCTAACACTATCTACTGTTACAGTATTGGAATTTTATAAATCCCTCGCCTACGGCTTAGGTGTAGAAATCTATTCAAAGAAAATAGATCTGTTTAAAGCAATCCAGGAAAGAATTATTTCATTATGTAGGGATAAAAAAATCACACCTGTAATTATTGTAGATGAGGCACAATACTTGAAAACAGAGGTTTTAAATGACCTTAAATTACTATTAAATTTTGATATGGACTCTAGAAATTATGCTGTGCTAATACTTTGCGGACAACCTCTTTTAAACAACATACTTTCAAAACAAATCCATGAAGCCTTAAAACAAAGAATTGTAATTAACTATAACTATGAAGGAATATCCAAAGAAGAAGTTATTGAGTATATTTCTTCAAGGCTAAAGCTTTGTGGAGTGTTCACTGAAATATTTAACGATAACGCTTTAGAAGCTGTAAATTCTTGTTGTAATGGTTCTACAAGAATACTAAATTTTCTTATTGAAAAATGTTTAATGATAGGCTATCAAAAAAACTTAAAAGTTATTGATACAGAAACAGTAATGTTAGCGCAAAATGAGATAAATCTTATTTAA
- a CDS encoding terminase TerL endonuclease subunit, with the protein MMMMTSSKLIPEIQNYIDLVRSGTIEICKEQFMLCDYVEKCFREENLFVDEELLRKYLSLQKYFPFDLYEWEIFCFTLHNCTYSKPGILRWPDLFMYVGRGTGKNGYLSFEDFCLISEYNKIKHYDIDICANAEDQAKTSFEDVYNVLEENEQKLKKHFSWNKELIENLKTKSKLRFRTSNAKSKDGGRPGKIDFDEYHQYEDYKLINVFKTGLGKKKNPRTTITTTDGDVRGGPLDSIKARGLRILNEQGGDNGMLPFICRLDNEKEADNPKMWHKANPSLQYNEELFREIQKEYIDYKEDPVSNSAFMTKRMNIPMGNKDVEVTSWDNILATNQSIPDLTGCTCMAGIDYASTTDFVVAGLLFKYKGKYYWISHTWVCRNCKDLGRIKAPLEEWASEKGGKLLTFVDDVEVFPYIPARWLAEQGQKYNITTLGIDKYRHTLLAKALREEGFDTDKQGVNNVKLTRPSDQMLVAPTINSLFVNHNIVYGNSPLMRWYTNNACRCAEKYDNMTYGKIEPKSRKTDGFMAMIAAFCSGGVELEDSGEVLIYTLFSPTFFKLFYPGPI; encoded by the coding sequence ATGATGATGATGACGAGCTCTAAGCTGATACCTGAAATACAAAACTATATTGATTTAGTTCGTAGTGGAACCATAGAAATATGCAAAGAGCAATTCATGTTATGTGATTATGTTGAAAAGTGTTTTAGAGAAGAAAATCTATTTGTTGATGAAGAGCTGCTCCGTAAATATTTAAGTCTCCAAAAATATTTCCCCTTTGATTTATATGAATGGGAGATTTTTTGTTTTACCCTCCATAATTGTACTTATTCCAAACCTGGCATTTTAAGATGGCCAGATTTATTTATGTATGTCGGAAGAGGTACGGGAAAGAATGGCTATTTAAGTTTTGAAGATTTTTGTCTGATATCCGAATATAACAAAATAAAACATTATGATATAGACATATGTGCCAATGCAGAAGACCAGGCCAAGACTTCTTTTGAAGATGTGTATAATGTCTTGGAGGAAAATGAACAGAAGCTTAAAAAACATTTTAGTTGGAATAAAGAACTTATTGAAAATCTTAAAACCAAGTCTAAGTTAAGGTTTAGGACCAGCAATGCAAAATCCAAAGATGGAGGTAGGCCGGGTAAAATAGATTTTGATGAATACCATCAATATGAAGACTATAAGCTTATAAATGTATTTAAGACTGGCCTTGGTAAAAAGAAGAACCCCCGCACCACAATAACCACAACAGATGGGGATGTTAGGGGCGGACCACTTGATAGTATTAAAGCCAGGGGGCTTAGGATATTAAATGAGCAGGGCGGCGACAACGGGATGCTGCCTTTTATCTGCCGCCTTGATAATGAAAAAGAAGCAGATAATCCTAAAATGTGGCATAAAGCCAATCCTTCTTTACAATACAATGAAGAACTTTTTAGAGAGATACAGAAAGAGTATATTGACTATAAAGAAGACCCTGTAAGTAACTCTGCTTTTATGACTAAGAGGATGAATATTCCTATGGGGAATAAAGATGTTGAAGTTACCTCCTGGGACAATATACTTGCAACTAATCAATCCATACCGGATTTAACGGGCTGTACTTGTATGGCTGGAATTGACTATGCAAGTACAACAGACTTTGTCGTGGCCGGATTACTCTTCAAATATAAAGGTAAATATTATTGGATAAGTCATACATGGGTATGTAGAAATTGTAAAGATTTAGGAAGAATTAAAGCACCACTTGAAGAATGGGCGAGTGAAAAAGGCGGCAAGCTATTGACCTTTGTTGATGATGTGGAAGTATTTCCATATATTCCTGCCCGCTGGTTAGCTGAACAAGGGCAAAAGTATAATATAACTACTCTTGGGATAGATAAATATAGGCACACGTTGCTTGCCAAAGCTCTTAGGGAAGAAGGTTTTGATACAGACAAGCAGGGAGTAAATAATGTAAAACTTACAAGACCATCCGACCAGATGCTTGTCGCTCCAACTATAAACAGTTTGTTTGTAAATCATAATATTGTATATGGAAATAGTCCTTTAATGCGCTGGTATACGAATAACGCCTGTAGATGTGCAGAGAAATATGACAATATGACCTATGGTAAAATAGAACCTAAAAGTAGAAAAACAGATGGTTTTATGGCTATGATAGCAGCGTTTTGTAGTGGTGGAGTTGAGCTTGAGGACAGTGGTGAGGTGTTGATTTACACTTTGTTTTCTCCTACTTTTTTCAAACTATTTTATCCTGGCCCAATATAG
- a CDS encoding P27 family phage terminase small subunit: protein MANARKIKESLIKQLENKSANVEHFLGLIDDYIWYFKEEKEMQKDIKERGRTYKALSASGYPIEKENPSVKNAVVYNKQKLAILKQLELTTDNVGYDDDDEL, encoded by the coding sequence ATGGCTAACGCAAGAAAAATCAAGGAATCTTTAATTAAGCAGCTTGAAAATAAAAGTGCAAATGTTGAACATTTTTTGGGTTTAATTGATGATTATATCTGGTATTTTAAAGAAGAAAAAGAGATGCAAAAGGACATAAAGGAAAGAGGACGAACATATAAGGCATTGTCTGCATCCGGATATCCAATTGAAAAAGAGAATCCCTCTGTAAAAAACGCGGTAGTGTATAATAAGCAAAAGTTAGCCATTTTAAAACAATTGGAGTTGACGACTGATAATGTAGGTTATGATGATGATGACGAGCTCTAA
- a CDS encoding AP2 domain-containing protein, translating to MHRYLLNYKGNKEVDHINHKRYDNRKRNLRICSRLENSYNMPIQSSNTSGYKGVEFHRRVGRWRARISVGGKRIELGHFNTAFEAHLAYCKASEYYHGEYSFTG from the coding sequence TTGCATAGATATCTTTTAAATTATAAAGGCAATAAAGAAGTAGATCACATCAACCATAAAAGATATGATAATCGCAAGCGTAATCTAAGGATATGTAGCCGTCTTGAAAATAGCTATAATATGCCGATACAGAGCAGTAATACGAGTGGCTACAAAGGTGTAGAGTTCCATAGAAGGGTAGGAAGATGGAGGGCGAGAATAAGCGTAGGAGGTAAAAGGATAGAACTAGGTCATTTTAATACAGCATTTGAAGCGCATCTAGCTTATTGTAAGGCCTCAGAATATTATCATGGTGAATATAGCTTTACAGGATAA
- a CDS encoding HNH endonuclease produces the protein MGILNTQQLVQWISNLIRHHNIKAFYNSALWEHVRLEVLEEQHYECQMCKSKGMYSPAEAVHHIKFLRQHPELALTKSNLMCLCKECHYAMHHRAENKPQLNIERW, from the coding sequence ATGGGTATATTAAACACTCAGCAATTAGTACAATGGATTAGTAATTTAATAAGACATCATAATATAAAAGCTTTTTATAATTCTGCGTTGTGGGAACATGTGAGACTAGAAGTATTAGAAGAACAACATTATGAATGTCAGATGTGCAAGTCTAAGGGTATGTATTCTCCTGCAGAGGCGGTACATCATATTAAGTTTTTAAGGCAGCATCCAGAATTAGCTTTAACTAAAAGCAATTTGATGTGCTTGTGTAAGGAGTGTCATTATGCAATGCACCATAGAGCAGAGAATAAGCCGCAGTTGAATATTGAAAGGTGGTGA
- a CDS encoding type II toxin-antitoxin system HicB family antitoxin, with the protein MDKKDINYYMSLPYNYLIQQVTDESGSYYYGKVLELDGCQSTGETFEEAYKSLREAMKGWLEVKLQYGDPIPEPTGDENYSGKFVLRVPKSLHRQLAIEAQREGVSLNQYAMYKLSR; encoded by the coding sequence ATGGATAAAAAAGATATTAATTATTACATGAGTTTACCTTATAACTATTTAATACAGCAGGTTACAGATGAAAGTGGTAGCTATTATTATGGTAAAGTATTGGAACTTGATGGATGCCAAAGTACAGGAGAAACTTTTGAGGAAGCATATAAAAGTCTAAGGGAAGCTATGAAGGGATGGCTTGAAGTAAAATTACAATATGGAGATCCTATTCCTGAACCAACAGGAGATGAAAATTACAGTGGTAAGTTTGTTCTTAGAGTGCCAAAGAGTTTGCATAGGCAATTAGCTATTGAAGCACAGAGAGAGGGAGTATCATTAAATCAATATGCAATGTATAAGTTAAGTAGATAG
- a CDS encoding type II toxin-antitoxin system HicA family toxin: MGVEKIISKMERQPNGIKFTEITKVLNEYGYELVRKNGSHRHFRNKEGDVITIKEENPLKAVYVKDVLRRIGR, translated from the coding sequence GTGGGGGTCGAAAAGATAATAAGTAAAATGGAAAGGCAGCCGAATGGAATAAAGTTTACTGAAATAACGAAGGTATTAAATGAGTATGGATATGAATTAGTAAGGAAGAACGGTTCACATAGACACTTTAGAAATAAAGAAGGGGATGTGATAACTATAAAAGAAGAAAACCCTTTGAAGGCTGTGTATGTTAAAGATGTACTTAGAAGAATAGGGAGATAA